CGGCACGCGGCGGATCGCCGCGCCCTGGTCGTCGGCATGCAGGCACAGCGATGCCTCGCGTGCGGTCGGCGCCCATACGGAGAAGCGGGTGCCATCCGGCGAGGGCTGCGCGCCGGGCATCGGCGCATCGACCGCGGAGGCATACAGGTCATCGAGTGCGCCAGGCAGCTGGGTCCTGGTCGCCTCCAGCACGCGGCCGCTCGCATCCTCGCGCACCAGCAGCAGGGCCTGGCGGTGCAGGGCACGCAGGCCGGCGTCGTCCAGGCCGGTGGCGAGGGTGGCGCCGGCCGTGACATGGCGGAAGCGCTGCATGACCTCGTCGGCCGGTTGCGCTGAAGGGGTCAGCCCGATCGCCCGCGCAGCGCCGCGTATGCGCTGGCCGGGCTTCGCCACGGGCAGGGTGTCACCGGCGTAGAGGCGGTAACGGCCATCGACCGGTGCCCCGGGCCAGCGCAGGGTATGGCGGTCCAGCCAGATCGCGCGCGCTTCGGGGTGGGTGCCGGCATCGGCGGCCAGGACCACGGCATCGCCCCCATCGCATGCGGCGGTCGACGGCACGGCCGCCTGCGACGGCAGGGCGGCAAGCAGCAGGACGCAGCCGCCGGCCGCGCCAAACACATGGAACATGGCGCGCATGGTGCGCCGTTGCAGGCTATGTCGCATCGTCCCTCCCAGAACGCTCCGCGGCTGCGGCAGCGGGCCGCGACGCGAGGGGCCGAACTATTCCACGGGTGCACTGCAGCATGGGCGGGCATGCCGATGAATACGTATGCATGTGCTGTGCGTCGCGCGCTGGCGCCGCCTACCATGCCGGCAGCACCGCCGGCCGGCGGCTCGAGACATGACGATTCCCGGAGGGGGGAACGCTTGATGGATCGCAAACCACGCCTGTCGTTCTGGCAGATCTGGAACATGTGCTTCGGCTTCCTGGGCATCCAGTTCGGATTCGCCCTGCAGAACGCCAACGTCAGCCGCATCTTCCAGACCCTTGGCGCGGACATGGAACAGGTGCCCGGGCTGTGGATCGCCGCGCCGCTGACCGGCCTGCTGGTGCAGCCGGTGGTGGGCTACCTGTCCGACCGCACCTGGTCCCCGCTGGGCCGCCGTCGCCCGTACTTCCTCGCCGGCGCGGTGCTGGCGACGATCGCCCTGTTCTTCATGCCGCACTCGCCGACGCTGTGGATCGCGGCCGGCATGCTGTGGATCCTGGACGCGTCGATCAACATCTCGATGGAGCCGTTCCGCGCCTTCGTCGGCGACCAGCTGCCGCAGGAGCAGCGCGCCAGCGGCTACGCGATGCAGAGCTTCTTCATCGGCGCCGGCGCGATCATCGCCAGCCTGCTGCCGTGGCTGCTGGCCAAGGCCGGCGTGGCCAATACCGCCGGCCCGGGCGAAGTGCCCGATACCGTGCGCTACGCCTTCTACGTCGGCGGCGTGGTGCTGCTGGGCGCGATCGGCTGGACCGTGCTGCGCACCCGCGAATACGCCCCGGCCGAGCTGGCCCGCTTCGAGCAGGCTGAGCCGCCGGTGGAGCAGGCCGCCATCGCGGTGCCGGCGGCCGGTCCGCTGCCGGCGCTGGCCTGGCTGGTGGCCGGCCTGGCCCTGGCCGCGCTGATCGCCGCCAGCGGCTGGGACCGCATGCTCTACGTGCTGGCCGGCATGCTCGCCGCCTACGGCCTGCTCCTGCTGCTGGCGCGGGTGCTGCCTCCCGGCGGCATGCTGCCGTCCATCGCCGGCGACCTGCGCGCGATGCCGCGCACCATGCGCCGCCTGGCCGTGGTCCAGTTCTTCTCCTGGTTCGCCCTGTTCGCGATGTGGATCTACACCACCGCGGCGGTGGCTGGTACCCACTACGGCAGCAACGATCCGACCTCCGCCGCCTACAACGACGGCGCCAACTGGGTGGGCGTGCTGTTTGCCGCCTACAACGGCTTCGCCGCGCTGGCGGCGGTGGTGATCCCGTGGCTGGCCGGGCGCCTCGGCCTGCGCGGCACCCACGTATTCAACCTGTGCCTGGGCGCGCTGGGCCTGCTGTCCTTCCTGTGGGTGCGCGATCCGCAGTGGCTGCTGCTGTCGATGGTCGGCGTGGGCTTCGCCTGGGCCTCGATCCTCTCGCTTCCCTACGCAATGCTGTCGGACTCGCTGCCGGCGGCCAAGATGGGTGTGTACATGGGCATCTTCAATTTCTTCATCGTGATCCCGCAGCTGGTCGCGGCCAGCCTGCTCGGTTTCCTGCTGCGCGCGCTGTTCGGTGGCCAGCCGCTGTGGGCCCTGGCCCTGGGCGGCGCCAGCCTGCTGGTGGCGGCGGCCTGCGTGTTCGCCGTGCCGCGTCCGGCGGAGGCCCGCGCATGAGCCGCGTGCTGCGCAAGTCCCTGCTCGGTGCCGCTCTGGCGCTGGCCGCCGCGCCGGCCTTCGCCCAGTCCATCTATGGCACCCGCGAGCCGTTCGCCAGCGAGGCGGTGTACTTCGTCCTGACCGACCGCTTCGTCAACGGCGACCCGGCCAACGACCACCGCGACCAGGGTGGCGAACACCACACCTTCGACCGCCCGCTGGAGCCCTGCGACGGCGTGGTCGGCAATGTCGGCTACCTCGGCGGCGACTTCCGCGGCCTGCTCGACAACGCCGGCTACATCGCCGACATGGGTTTCACCGCGGTGTGGATCACGCCGATCGTGGACAACCCGGACCAGGCCTTCACCGGCGGCGACCCGATCACCTGCGACGGCTTCCTGACCGACCAGGGCAAGACCGGCTTCCACGGCTACTGGGGCGTGAACTTCTACCGCCTGGACGAGCACCTGCCCAGCGCCGACCTGGACTTCGCCGGCCTGACCGCCGGCCTGCGCGGCCATGGCCTGAAGACCGTGCTGGACATCGTCGCCAACCACGGCTCGCCGGCCTGGACCATGCCGGTGGCGCAGCCGCAGTTCGGCCAGATCTTCGATGCGGAAGGCCGCCTGGTGGCCGACCACCAGAACCTGGAGCCGGAGCAGCTCGATCCGGCCGGCAACCCGCTGCACGCGTTCTACAACGCCAGGCGCGACCTGGCCCAGCTGTCCGACCTGGCCGCCGACAACCCGGCGGTCATGGACTACCTGGTCGGCGCCTACCTGAAGTGGATCGGGCAGGGGGTGGACGCGCTGCGCATCGATACCATCCGCCACCAGCCGCTGCCGTTCTGGAAGGCCTTCACCGACCGCATCCGCGCCGAGTACCCGGGCATGTTCATGTTCGGCGAGTCGTTCGACTACGAGGCGGCGGGCATCGCCGAATTCACCAAACCGGAGAACGGCGGCGTCAGCGTGCTCGACTTCCCGATGAAGAAGGCCATGGACGAGGTGTTCTCGCGCCAGGCTATCGGCGGCTTCGAGCGGCTGGCGCAGGCGCTGTACCTGGAGGATGGCCCGTACGCCAACCCGTACGACCTGGCCACCTTCTACGACAACCACGACATGCCGCGCATGGATGCCAGCGACGAGGGCTTCATCGACGCGCACAACTGGCTGTTCACCGCGCGCGGCATCCCGGTCGTCTACTACGGCTCGGAGATCGCGTTCATGGCCGGGCAGGGCGAGCACGGCGGCAACCGCGCCTACTTCGGCAGCGAGCGGATCGAGTCCGCGCCCGCGCATCCGGTGTACCAGCAGCTGCGGCGCATCGCCAACCTGCGCAAGGCCTCCCCGGCCCTGCAGCGCGGCGTGCAGCTGAACGTGGAGATGGAGGGCGACAGCGCGGTGTTCTACCGCGTCTACGAGGATGCCGGCCAGGCGCAGACCGCGCTGGTCCTGCTCAACAAGGGCGACCGGGCGCGCACCACCACGGTCAGCCGCATGCTCCAGCGCGGGCAGTGGCGCGACGGCTTCAGCGGCGAGACGGTCAGGGTCGGGGGCAAACTCAAGGTCGAGGTGCCGGCGCACGGCGTGCGCGTGTTCCTGTTCGACGGTCCGGTGACCCGCACCGACCTGCGCGCGGCCGCGCTGCGCGCAACCCCGGCGCAGTAAGCAGCCTGGCAAGGGCGGGCGTGCCGGCCGGCGGCCCGCGACGCCGGCTCAGCCCGGCCGCTGGCTGGATTCGCGGAGCACCAGCCGCACCGGCAGGCGCTGGCTTTCCACCGGCTCGCGCTGGACCAGGCGGATCAGGCTGTCGACCAGCACCTCGCCGGCCTGCTTGGTGTCCTGCTGCACGGTCGACAGTGGCGGCTGGGCGAAGCTGGCCATGGCGATGTCGTCGAAACCGGCCACGGCCACGTCCGCCGGCACGGCCAGGCCGTGCTCGCGCAGGGCCTTCATCGCGCCGAGGGCGATCAGGTCGCTGGCGCCGAACACTGCGTCGAAGACCTGGCCGGCGTCCAGCAGGGCGCGGGCGGCCTCGTAGCCGGACTGCTCGGTGGTGATGGCGTCGGCCTGCAGTTCGGGCAGGGGCTCGAGCCCGGCTTCCTGCAGCGCGGCCTGGTAACCGCGCCAGCGCTCGCGGAACTCCGGGTAATGCTCGGAGGCGTTGCCGAGGAAGGCGATCCGGCGGCAGCCGCGCTCCAGCAGGTGGGCGGTGATGTCGTGCCCGCCCTGGAAGTTGTCGCAGCCGATCGAGATCCCCGGCTCGCCCGGCAGGGCGGCGCCCCAGCGCACGAAGTGGGTGCCCTGTTCGACCAGCTGCTGCATCCGCGACTCCGACTCCAGGTAGTCGCCGTAGCCCAGCAGGATGATGCCGTCGGCCTTGTGGCTGTCGGCGAAGTCCGCGTGCCAGTTGGTCGACAGCTGCTGGAAGGAGACCAGCAGGTCGTAGCCACGCCGCGCGCAGGCCCGGGTGATCGAGCCGAGCATGGAGTGGAAGAAGGGGTTGATCAGCGAGTCGTCCGGGGTCGGATCCTCGAAGAACAGCAGGGCCAGGGTGCCGGACTGCTGGGCGCGCAGGTTGGACGCGTTCTTGTCGACCTTGTAGTTGAGCTCGCGGGCGATGGCGAGGATCCGGCGCCGGGTCTCCGGGCTGACCGACGGGCTGCCGCGCAGGGCACGGGAGACCGTGGGCTGGGAAACCCCGGCCAGGTGGGCGATGTCGAGCGAAGTGGCCTTTCCCCGGATGGTCATGCTGCCGGCTCCTCCGAGCCAGGGACTGCAATACAGCGAGCCGCCATGATGCCATGGCCCCCCGTACTGCGTCCGCCGGCCCGGCTGCGATAGAATCGGGGCCTCGCCGCCGGCACGGTGCCGGCGAGCCCAGGAGCAAGGTGGCCCGCGCAAGGCGCCGGCCGAGCGTGCGACATGAGCACTACCACCGCCCACCGCTGACGCCCGCCCAGGCTGCCAACCCGCAGGCGCCTGGTGGCGCTTTTTTGTTGGCCGCGATGCGGCCAACGGGATTCGGGATTCGAGATTGGGGATTGCCGCGCCGTCCCACTCGACCCGATCCCGCACTCGAATCCCGAATCCCCAATCCCGAATCCCGGCCCCCAAATGATCACCATCACGCTTCCCGACGGCAGCCAGCGACAGTTCGAAGGTCCCGTCACCGTGCTCCAGGTCGCCCAGTCCATCGGCGCCGGCCTGGCCAAGGCCACCGTTGCCGGCCAGGTCGACGGCAGGCTGGTCGATGCCTGCGACGTCATCGACCACGACGCCACCCTGCGCATCATCACTCCCAAGGACGAGGAGGGCGTGGAGATCATCCGCCACTCCTGCGCCCACCTGGTCGGCCACGCGGTCAAGCAGCTGTACCCGGAAGTGAAGATGGTCATCGGCCCGGTGATCGCGGAGGGCTTCTACTACGACATCTATTCCGAGCGCCCCTTCACCCCCGATGACATGGCCGCGATCGAGCAGCGCATGCGCGAGCTGATCGCCCAGGACTACGACGTCGTCAAGAAGATGACCCCGCGCGAGGAGGTCATCAATGTCTTCAAGGCGCGCGGCGAGGACTACAAGCTGCGCCTGATCGAGGACATGGGCCCGGAAGTGACCGCGATGGGCCTGTACTACCACCAGGAATACGTGGACATGTGCCGTGGCCCGCACGTGCCCAACACCCGCTTCCTGAAGGCCTTCAAGCTGACCCGCATCTCCGGCGCCTACTGGCGCGGCGACGCGAAGAACGAGCAGCTGCAGCGTATCTACGGCACCGCCTGGGCCGACGAGAAGCAGCTCAAGGCCTACATCCAGCGCATCGAGGAAGCCGAGAAGCGCGACCACCGCCGCATCGGCAAGCAGCAGGACCTGTTCCACCTGCAGGAAGAGGCCCCGGGCCTGGTGTTCTGGCACCCCAAGGGCTGGAGCGTGTGGCAGGTGGTGGAGCAGTACATGCGCCGCGTCTACCGCGAGACCGGCTACGGCGAGGTGCGCTGCCCGCAGATCCTGGACGTGAGCCTGTGGAAGAAGTCCGGCCACTGGGACAACTACCAGGACAACATGTTCTTCACCGAGTCCGAGAAGCGGACGTACGCGGTGAAGCCGATGAACTGCCCGGGCCACGTGCAGATCTTCAACCAGGGCCTGCACAGCTACCGCGACCTGCCGATCCGCTACGGCGAGTTCGGCTCCTGCCACCGCAACGAGCCCTCCGGCGCGCTGCACGGCATCCTGCGCGTGCGCGGCTTCACCCAGGACGACGGCCACGTGTTCTGCACCGAGCAGCAGATCGAGTCCGAGGTGCGCGCGTTCCACGCCCAGGCGCTGAAGGTCTATACCGACTTCGGCTTCGAGGACATCCAGATCAAGATCGCGCTGCGCCCGGACAACCGCCTCGGCGACGACGCCACCTGGGACAAGGCCGAGGACGCGCTGCGTTCGGCCCTGCGCGCCTCCGGCGTGGAGTGGCAGGAGCTGCCGGGCGAGGGCGCGTTCTACGGCCCGAAGATCGAATACCACCTCAAGGACGCCATCGGCCGCACCTGGCAGCTGGGCACCATGCAGGTGGACTTCATGATGCCCGGCCGCCTCGGCGCCGAGTACGTGGACGAGAACAGCCAGCGCAGGCACCCGGTCATGCTGCACCGCGCGATCGTCGGCTCCATGGAGCGCTTCATCGGCATCCTGATCGAGCACCACGCCGGCCAGTTCCCGGCCTGGCTGGCCCCGGTCCAGGCCGTGGTGATGAACATCACCGACGTCCAGGCTGAATACGTGAACGAAGTCCGGAAAGTCCTTGCAAATCAAGGCTTCCGCGTCGAGGCCGATTTGCGGAACGAGAAGATCGGCTTTAAGATCCGCGAGCACACGCTGCAGCGCGTGCCATACCTGCTGGTGGTCGGAGACCGCGAGAAGGAGAATGGCGCGGTGGCGGTGCGTACGCGTTCCGGCGAAGATTTGGGCACAATGTCGGTGTCCGACTTCGCCGATACCTTGCGTTCGCAGCAGTCGGCGTAAAACAGACAACCCGTGGCGGCCCCTGCCGCCACGGCCCAGACAACCCCCGGAGACTGGAATATCAGCACCCCCGAGAAACAAAACCGGAAGAACCAGGAGATCCGAGTCCCGCGCGTGCGCGTGATCGGATCCGATGGCGAGATGATCGGCGTCCTGTCGCGCGACGAGGCCCTGCGCCTTGCCGAAGAGGAAGGCCTTGACCTGGTCGAGATCCAGCCGAACGCGGATCCGCCGGTCTGCAAGGTCATGGACTTCGGCAAGTTCAAGTTCGAAATGCAGAAGAAGGCCAACGAGGCCAAGAAGAAGTCCCGCCAGGTCGAGATCAAGGAAGTGAAGTTCCGCCCGGTGACCGACGAGGGCGACTACCAGATCAAGCTGCGCAACATGCGCCGCTTCCTGGAGGAAGGCGACAAGGTCAAGGTGAACATCCGCTTCCGTGGCCGCGAGATGAGCCACCAGGAGCTGGGCCGGCAGATGGCCGCCCGGATCGAGGGTGACCTCGGCGAGGACATCGTGATCGAATCGCGCCCGCGCCTTGAAGGCCGGCAGATGGTCATGATGATCGCGCCGAAGAAGAAGTAAGCCGCCCCAGGGTGGCGAGGGGCCGGCCGCAAGGTCGCGGTCCCAGGCGAAGGGCGCCCCCGCGGCGCCCTTCGTCGCATCCGGCGTCCGCCAGGGCGGGCGCCCGTCGGCGGGGTGGTTCCCCGCGCGCGGCCACCCGCTGGGATGTAACCCCGCTGATTTGCAAAGGAAAGCCGGGCGGCGCATAATGCGCGGCTCCGGTTCGCCGGAGGGCTGGCAACAGCATCAGGACCCGCCGTGTTTCCCCTTGGGGATCAGCGGCTTATAGACCGGTATGGGCATGGATGGAAAGCGTGGGGTAACCCACCGCCCGTATCAGTGACAGTTCCCATCAAGGACATTCGCAATGCCCAAGATCAAGACCAACCGGGCGGCGGCCAAGCGTTTCCGCAAGACCGCCTCCGGCAAGTACAAGGCTGGCCACGCCAACCGTAGCCACATCCTCACCAAGAAAGCGACCAAGCGGAAGCGCAACCTCCGGCAGACGAACCACGTCCGTGCCGAGGACGCAGGCCGTCTGGACCGCATGCTCCCGTATCTCTGAGGAATTAGGAAATGGCACGAGTCAAGCGTGGCGTTCAGGCGCGCCGCCGTCACAAGAAGATCCTCGACCAGGCGAAGGGCTATTACAACGCCCGCCGCAAGGTCTATCGCGTCGCCAAGCAGGCGGTCATCAAGGCGGGCCAGTACGCCTACATCGGCCGCAAGCAGAAGAAGCGCAACTTCCGTTCGCTGTGGATCACCCGCATCAACGCGGCTGCCCGCGCCAACGGCATCAGCTACAGCCGCTTCATCAACGGCCTGCTGAAGGCCGGTATCACCCTGGACCGCAAGGTGCTGGCTGATATCGCCGTGCACGATGCCGCCGGCTTTACCGCGCTGGCAGAGAAGGCCAAGAGCGCTCTGGCGGCATAAGTTGCGAGTCACGCCGGGTCCTCGCGGACCTGGCGCGGACCACCGCATGCATGCATGGGGAAGGGCGCAAGTCCTTCCCCATTTTGTTTTCCGAGGGACCGTTTCCCATGAGCGATATCCAAACCCTGTCGGCGCGCGCGCTGGCCGACATCGCCGCGGCACAGACTCCCGAGGCGGTCGAGGCATTGCGCGTGGGCCTGCTGGGCAAGCAGGGCAGCATCACCTCCCAGCTCAAGCAGCTCGGCGCGCTGGCGCCGGAACAGCGCAAGGCCGCCGGCGAGGCGATCAACCGCGCCCGCGACGAGGTGTCGGCGGCGCTGGCCGCGCGCAAGGCGCTGCTGGAGGAGGCCGTGCTCGACGCGCGCCTGGCCGGCGAGGCGGTGGACGTCACCCTGCCGGGGCGCCTGGCCCAGCGCGGCGGGATCCACCCGATCTCGCGCACCCTGGAGCGGATCGCCAGCATCTTCGGCAACCTCGGCTACGAGCTGGCCGATGGCCCGGAGATCGAGGACGACTGGCACAACTTCGAGGCGCTGAACTTCCCGCCGCACCATCCGGCGCGCGCCATGCACGACACCTTCTACTTCGGCGACGGCCGCCTGCTGCGCACCCACACCTCGGGCGTGCAGGTGCGCTACATGGGCGACCACCGGCCGCCGCTGCGCATGATCGCCGCCGGCAAGGTCTACCGTTCGGACTCCGACCAGACCCATTCGCCGATGTTCCACCAGGTCGAGGGCCTGCTGGTCGACGAGACCTCGACCTTCGCCGACCTCAAGGGCACGCTCTCCGAGTTCGTGCGCGCGTTCTTCGAGCGCGACTTCCAGATGCGCTTCCGCCCCAGCTACTTCCCGTTCGTGGAGCCGGGCGCCGAGGTCGACATCGCCTGGCAGCAGCCGGACGGCAGCGTGCGCTGGCTGGAGGTCCTGGGTTGCGGCATGGTCCACCCGAACGTGCTGCGCAACTGCGGCATCGATCCGGAGCGCTACACCGGCTTCGCCTTCGGCCTGGGCGTGGAGCGCTTCGCGATGCTGCGCTACGGCGTCAACGACCTGCGCGCCTTCTTCGAGAACGATGTGCGGTTCCTCAGGCAGTTTGCCTGAGGGCGGGGATTGGGGATTCGGGATTGGGGATTCGTTCCCGGCCCGGACCCCAGACCCGGCATCGATGCGCAAGACGAATCCCGAATCCCGAATCCCGAATCCCGAATCCCGAATCACGGCTCCCAATGAAATTTTCCGAGAACTGGCTGCGCAGCCACGTGTCGACCCTGGCCAACCGCGACGGGCTCGCGGCCACGCTGACGGCCATCGGCCTGGAAGTCGAGGAAGTCACCGCCCTGGGCGATGGCCTGGCCGGCGTGGTGGTCGGCCGCATCGTGGAAGCCGTCCGCCACCCGGAGGCCGACCGCCTGCAGGTGTGCAAGGTCGACATCGGCAACGGCGAGCCGCTGCAGATCGTGTGCGGCGCGCCCAACGCGCGCGTCGGCCTGGCCGCGCCGCTGGCGACGGTCGGTTCCAACGTCGGCGGCATGTCGATCAGGGCCGCGAAGCTGCGCGGCGTGGAGTCGTTCGGCATGCTCTGCTCGGCGAAGGAGCTGGGCCTGGACAGCGATGCCTCCGGCCTGCTGGAACTGCCGGCCGATGCGCCGGTCGGCCAGCCGCTGGCCGGGTACCTGGGCCTGCCGGACGCCAGCATCGAGATCAAGCTGACCCCCAACCGCGCCGACTGCTTCAGCGTGCGCGGCATTGCCTACGACGTAGCCGCCGCGCTGGGCAGCGAGGTGGCGCCGATGGACAACGCGCCGGTGCCGGCCGCGACCGATGCGACCGTCGAGGTCGCGCTGGAAGCCGGCGAGCGCGTGCCGCGCTTCGTTGGCCGCGTGATCGAGGGCGTCGACCCGGCAGCCGCGACGCCGGTGTGGATGGCCGAGCGCCTGCGCCGTTCCGGCGTGCGTCCGATCAGCCTGCTGGTCGACGTCACCCAGTACGTGATGCTGGAGCTGGGCCAGCCGATGCACGCCTTCGACCTGGACAAGCTGGAGGCGCCGGTCGTCGTGCGCCCGGCGCGCCAGGGCGAGGTGCTGAAGCTGCTGGACGGACGCGACGCCACCCTGGATGGCGAGTTCCTGGTCGTGTCCGACAGCCGCGGCGGCCGTGGCGCGCGCGCCGTGGCCGTGGGCGGCATCATGGGCGGCGAGGACACCAAGGTCGGCGACAGCACCACCCGCGTGTTCCTCGAGGCCGCGCACTGGGTCCCCTCGGCCATCATCGGCCGCAGCCGCCGCCTGGGCCTGCACACCGATGCCGGGCACCGTTTCGAGCGCGGCGTGGATCCGGAGCTGCCGCGCGAGGCGGTCGAGTACGCCACCCGGCTGATCCTGGATATCGCCGGCGGGCGTCCCGGCCCGGTCACCGAGTCCACCGTGGCCGGCGCGCTGGCCGCGCCGCAGCCGATCGCGCTGCGGCGCGCACGCATCGCCCGCGTGCTCGGTACCGAGATCGCCGATGCCGAGGTCGAGCGCATCCTGCGCGCGCTGGGCATGGACGTTGCCGCCACCGCCGAGGGCTGGCAGGTGACTGCCCCGAGCCGACGCTTCGACATCGCGATCGAGGAAGACCTGATCGAGGAGCTGGCGCGCATCCACGGCTACGACCGCATCCCGGCCACCATCCCCGCCGGTCCGGCGCGGGTGGCCGCGGCCAGCGAGACCGTGCTGCCGGAGGCGGACCTGCGCCGCCACCTGGTCAGCCGCGACTACCTGGAAGCGGTGTGCTTCGCCTTCGTCGACCAGAGGCTGCTTGAAGCCTGGGGCTGCACCGAAGGCACCGTGCCGCTGGCCAACCCGCTCAGCGCCGAGCTGGCGGTGATGCGTCCACGCCTGCTGCCAGGCCTGGTCGACGCGCTGGCGCGCAATGCCGCGCGCCAGGCCGGCCGCGTGCGCCTGTTCGAGCTGGGCCGGGTGTTCGCCGCAGACGGCGAGCGCCAGCCCGGCGCCCCGGCCCCGCGCGAGACCCGGCGCATCGCCGCGGTCGCCTGCGGCCAGTCCATCGCCGAGCAGTGGGGCCAGAAGGCGCGTCCGCTGGATTTCCACGACCTCAAGGGCGACCTCGAGTCGCTGGCCGCCCAGTCCGGCGCGCAGCTGGCGTTCCGCCCCTCGGCCGCGCCGTTCGGCCATCCGGGTCGCAGCGCCGACGTGTACCGCACCGACCTGGAAGGCGGCGAGGTGCTGCTGGGCTGGATCGGCCAGCTGCATCCGCGCCTGGCCAGGGCGCTGGAACTGGACGTGGACGCCTACGGCTTCGAGCTGGACCTGGAACCGTTGCAGCAGCGTGCGCTGCCGCGTGCCCAGGCCCTGTCGCGTTTCCCGGCCGTGCGCCGCGACCTGGCCTTCGTGGTCGCCGAGCAGGTGGCCTGGGCCGACCTGGCCGCCAGTGTCCGTGCCGCGGCCGGCGAGGTCCTGCGCGAGCTGCAGCTGTTCGACCGCTACCAGGGTCCGGGCGTTGAATCCGGGTTCAAGAGTCTGGCTATGGGCTTGATTTTGCAGGACAACACGCGCACTCTGACCGATCAAGACGCCGATGCCGTGGTGTCCCGCGTGGTGGCCGCCCTCGATAGCAGCCACGGTGCGAAGATCCGCGGCTGATACGGGGAAAAGGAATGGCACTGACCAAGGCGGAGATGGCCGAGCGTCTTTTTGACGAAGTCGGCCTGAACAAGCGCGAGGCGAAGGAGTTCGTCGACGCGTTCTTCGACGTGTTGCGCGAGGCGCTGCAGGACGGGCGGCAGGTCAAGCTGTCCGGCTTCGGCAACTTCGACCTGCGCCGCAAGAACCAGCGGCCGGGGCGCAACCCGAAGACCGGCGAGGAGATCCCGATCTCCGCGCGCACCGTGGTCACCTTCCGCCCGGGCCAGAAGCTCAAGGAGCGCGTGGAAGCCTACGCGGGAGTGGCGCCGAATGCTTGATCCGGGCAGCAACCGCGAACTTCCGCCGATCCCCGCCAAGCGCTACTTCACCATCGGCGAGGTCAGCGAACTGTGCGACGTGAAGCCGCACGTGCTGCGCTACTGGGAGACCGAGTTCCCCAGC
This genomic interval from Pseudoxanthomonas suwonensis 11-1 contains the following:
- the pheS gene encoding phenylalanine--tRNA ligase subunit alpha; translation: MSDIQTLSARALADIAAAQTPEAVEALRVGLLGKQGSITSQLKQLGALAPEQRKAAGEAINRARDEVSAALAARKALLEEAVLDARLAGEAVDVTLPGRLAQRGGIHPISRTLERIASIFGNLGYELADGPEIEDDWHNFEALNFPPHHPARAMHDTFYFGDGRLLRTHTSGVQVRYMGDHRPPLRMIAAGKVYRSDSDQTHSPMFHQVEGLLVDETSTFADLKGTLSEFVRAFFERDFQMRFRPSYFPFVEPGAEVDIAWQQPDGSVRWLEVLGCGMVHPNVLRNCGIDPERYTGFAFGLGVERFAMLRYGVNDLRAFFENDVRFLRQFA
- the pheT gene encoding phenylalanine--tRNA ligase subunit beta — encoded protein: MKFSENWLRSHVSTLANRDGLAATLTAIGLEVEEVTALGDGLAGVVVGRIVEAVRHPEADRLQVCKVDIGNGEPLQIVCGAPNARVGLAAPLATVGSNVGGMSIRAAKLRGVESFGMLCSAKELGLDSDASGLLELPADAPVGQPLAGYLGLPDASIEIKLTPNRADCFSVRGIAYDVAAALGSEVAPMDNAPVPAATDATVEVALEAGERVPRFVGRVIEGVDPAAATPVWMAERLRRSGVRPISLLVDVTQYVMLELGQPMHAFDLDKLEAPVVVRPARQGEVLKLLDGRDATLDGEFLVVSDSRGGRGARAVAVGGIMGGEDTKVGDSTTRVFLEAAHWVPSAIIGRSRRLGLHTDAGHRFERGVDPELPREAVEYATRLILDIAGGRPGPVTESTVAGALAAPQPIALRRARIARVLGTEIADAEVERILRALGMDVAATAEGWQVTAPSRRFDIAIEEDLIEELARIHGYDRIPATIPAGPARVAAASETVLPEADLRRHLVSRDYLEAVCFAFVDQRLLEAWGCTEGTVPLANPLSAELAVMRPRLLPGLVDALARNAARQAGRVRLFELGRVFAADGERQPGAPAPRETRRIAAVACGQSIAEQWGQKARPLDFHDLKGDLESLAAQSGAQLAFRPSAAPFGHPGRSADVYRTDLEGGEVLLGWIGQLHPRLARALELDVDAYGFELDLEPLQQRALPRAQALSRFPAVRRDLAFVVAEQVAWADLAASVRAAAGEVLRELQLFDRYQGPGVESGFKSLAMGLILQDNTRTLTDQDADAVVSRVVAALDSSHGAKIRG
- a CDS encoding integration host factor subunit alpha, whose product is MALTKAEMAERLFDEVGLNKREAKEFVDAFFDVLREALQDGRQVKLSGFGNFDLRRKNQRPGRNPKTGEEIPISARTVVTFRPGQKLKERVEAYAGVAPNA